The sequence GCACGTACCACAAAGTCTAAATCACGAATAGATGCATTTACCGATGTAAAGGAAAAAGCCAGTGTAAGACTGGAAAAACAGCAGCTGGAGCTGAATGTGAAGATGACCCGACTGGGAGGCAAGATCATCGAAATGAAAAAAGTATACAAGGCGTACGGCGATTTACAGATTCTGAAAGGCTTTGACTATACATTTAAGAGAGGAGAACGCGTAGGCGTGGTGGGTAAGAACGGTGTGGGGAAATCCACATTCCTCAACATGTTGCTGGGATTGGAACAGCCTGATTCCGGAAAGATCAATACAGGGGAAACCATTGTATTCGGTAACTACGATCAGCGTGGCCTGATTATAAAGGAAGATATGCGGGTGATCGAATTCGTAAAGAATATCGCCGAAAACTTCCCGCTGGCAGATGGTACCAAAGTGAGTGCCGCCCAGTTCTTACAGTTATTCCTGTTCCCGCCTGAGAAGCAGTATACCTACATCTCCAAACTGAGTGGTGGTGAAAAGAGAAGATTACACTTATTGAGCATACTCTTCCGTAACCCGAACTTCCTGGTACTGGATGAGCCTACGAACGACCTGGATCTGCCTACCCTGAGTATTCTGGAAGACTTCCTGCTGGATTTCCAGGGATGTCTGATCATCGTGAGCCACGATCGTTATTTCATGGATAAACTGGTAGATCACCTGTTTGTATTTGAAGGACAGGGAGAGGTACGAGACTTTCCGGGCAACTATACCCAGTACCGTGATTGGGAAAAGGATAAACCTGAAAGAGAAAAAGAAGCTGCTGAGCAGAAAGCTGCACCAACACCAGTGGCAGAACCTGTAGCTGCTGCGGTAGCAGCACCGGCTGCACCCGCCCGTAAAATGTCTTTCAAAGAAAAGCGTGAATTGGAACTGCTGGAAAAGGAAATTGCGGACCTGGAAAAAGAGAAAGCAACCCTGGATGCAAAAATGGCGGCAGGCGATATACCCTATGCAGAATTGGAACCGATGGCGCGACGTGTGGGAGAAGTGATCGGCCTGCTGGATGAAAAAGGACTGCGGTGGCTGGAATTGAGTGAACTAGGCTGATAAATAATTGAGTGAATTAAGTTAAAATAAAAAGGGCTGACCATCAAAGGTCAGCCTTTTTGTATATGTACGAATTAATCTTTCTTGTCCCTGATTTGAGATGGCTTCAGGTATACTTTTTTACCCTTTTCATCTACATAGTATTTCTTGTCTTTTTTATTAATATACACAGTTTGGCCGCCTGGACCTTCTTTGCCTTTATATGTTTTGTCAGTTACCTTGCTGGCGCCTTTTACAGCGATGGAAGCAGTTTTATTCCCCACTTTTTTTGCAGTACTGTCTATACCCTGGGCCATCGTTACATGGCTACCAAGCAATGCTGCGGCAGTGATGGTCATAGCCACTACACCTGCACGTATTGTTTTCAGTTTCATAATATCAGATTTTTATACAGCTTATAATCCAATTTTGGTGCCAGTACATGAACGGATGAGTTGGGCTATAATGGATTAGGTTGGTAGTGACGGAAGCCTTTTCGTTGAATGATATATTTACAATACATTTGTTTTACAACATCAAAAATAAAATCACTATGGCTAAGTTACCCAAGTTTATGATCGCTGATGATCCAGTGACGGATCCTGATAACGAATATATCTTTCATACTGAGCAGCCTCGTTTCTTCGCTAAACGTGTGGAAGAAGATGAAGAAAGTGCATATATTGATATCGTTCATGAAATAGACAATGTAGAAGACTTCTTCAAGAACGATCCGGCTAAAAAAGAAGAATTACTGGATGAACTGGAAAGCTGGTATTATGCATACCTGGAATGGCTGGATGAAGATGAATTGGGTGATGAAGATGAAGACGACGAAGAATAGTCTGCAATAATTATTCAGGATAAAAGAGCGTGTATCAAAAGTAAGATACACGCTCTTTTCATTCTGATACCTAATGGTGCAGGATTTCCATTTATGAGATGCTTAGGAATTTCATTTCTTTATGATACTATTTAACTAGATAGTAAACAGGTTTTTCTATGCAAGGGAGTTACTTTTATATACAGATAAAAGTTTTGAAACTATGGAATACAGACAATTAGGAGGATCAGGATTAAGAGTACCCGTATTGAGTTTTGGGACAGCGACCTTCGGTGGTGGCAACGAGTTTTTTAAAGCATGGGGTAGCACGCAGGTAGAAGAAGCGCGTCGCCTGATAGATATCTGTTTAGAAGCTGGTGTCAATTTTTTTGACACTGCCAATGTATATTCAGCAGGAACTTCTGAAGAGATCCTGGGCAAGGCCCTGAAAGGCCTGCGCGATCAGGTCCTGATTTCTACAAAATCCACTTTCCCGTTGGGTGAAGGGGTGAATGATTATGGTTCTTCCCGTTTTAATCTTATCAAGAGCGCTGAAGCGAGTTTGAAGAGACTGGGTACAGATTATATCGATGTGTATCACCTGCATGGCTTTGATGCCAATACGCCTGTAGAGGAAACGCTGAATGCCCTGAATACGCTGGTACAGAGTGGTAAAGTGCGTTACATAGCCTGCTCTAACTTCTCCGGCTGGCACCTGATGAAGTCACTGTCAATATCTGAAAGATATGGCTGGTCTAAGTACATCGCACACCAGGCCTACTATTCACTGGTAAACAGGGATTTTGAGTGGGAGTTGATGCCACTGGGTATCGATCAGAACGTGGGTACCATCGTATGGAGCCCGCTGGCAGCAGGCAGATTAAGTGGTAAATACCGCCGTAACCAGCCTGCACCTGCTGATTCAAGGGTAGCGCAGGGTGGTAGCCCCATTCCGGCATCTGCCATCACTGACGAGGTGTTTTACAACATCATCGACGAACTGGAAGCTATTGCCAAAGAAGTAGAGAGAACAGTGGCGCAGGTAGCCATCAACTGGTTGCTGCAAAGACCGACTGTTTCCAATATCATCATTGGAGCCAGGAATGAAGAACAGCTGAAACAGAATTTTGGAGCAGTAGGCTGGAACCTGACCGTAGATCAGGTAAAGCGACTGGATAAGGTAAGCGAGGTACCACCGGTGTATCCTTACTGGCACCAGCGTGAGTTCCCAATGCTGAATGCAGCGCCGAAATTGTACTAAGGCCGTTTTCTTATAACAGAAGATTGCAAAGCCCTTAGAAAAATGCTTCAACATTTTTCTAAGGGCTTTGCTCGTTTTATAATAATGACGAATGGTATTTCTTTGATGCTAACCGGATTTTTGTATTTTTATTCGGTTACTAACATTATTTAATCGCATGGGTGGGGCAGATACCAGTTTCAACCAAGATATGACGAGGACACATTTGGATACTGTCTTCTTCCAGCGCATCGCAGCAGGTGATCAGACTGCATTTGCAGTTTTGGTATCCCAATACTCTAAAGTTGTGTATAGCGTCGCATACAGGCTCACAAGGTCTGTTCCCCTTTCGGAAGAGATTGTGCAGGATGTATTTCTGAAGATCTGGCTGAAAAGGGCAATGCTTGTTGATATCGTGAACTTTCCAGCTTTTCTGCATACTGTTTCAACAAATATCATCTATAGTACACTCCGGCAACAACAGAGGGATGTTTTGAGTATCAATGCGACAGACATAGAAGCGCATCAACCTGCGGTGAATGCAACAGAAGACATAGTTCAGGACCGGGAATATGCCGGCTTATTGGAGAAGGCGATCCGCCGGTTACCAGAGCGCCAGCAACAAACCTATATACTTATTAAAAAAGAAGGGATGAAAAGAGATGCAGCCGCTGCGGCTATGAACATCTCTCCGGAAACAGTGAAATCTAATCTGGAACAGGCAATGAAGAACATCCGGGCATTTTGCCTGGCTAATCTGGACATACTGATGATTATTATCTGGTTGATCCTGTAATTTTTTTTTATAAGTCATACCCCCAAACCTATTTTTTAAGCGTCATTATTAATAATGGATTCATTTAACCGTCTGGAAGAATTATTTCAAAGATGCAT is a genomic window of Chitinophaga sp. LS1 containing:
- a CDS encoding ABC-F family ATP-binding cassette domain-containing protein, with amino-acid sequence MHYVTVEGLTKSYGAGPLFKDISFHIEEGDKIALVALNGTGKSTLLRILCGQETPDAGTVWIHKDVTVVMLEQQNAFNPGETISRHIFSQGHPVLSAIRDYEMLTEEGEEPDLDKLTKAIERMDELNAWHFDSKVKQILGKLNIHHMEQLMGSLSGGQVKRVALAKVLIDIGFEHRHTLLIMDEPTNHLDVSMIEWLENYLDQERVTLLLVTHDRYFLDSVCNEIMEIDQQQLYIYKGDYENYLEKKATREEMNKSSVEKARNVFRKELEWMRKQPKARTTKSKSRIDAFTDVKEKASVRLEKQQLELNVKMTRLGGKIIEMKKVYKAYGDLQILKGFDYTFKRGERVGVVGKNGVGKSTFLNMLLGLEQPDSGKINTGETIVFGNYDQRGLIIKEDMRVIEFVKNIAENFPLADGTKVSAAQFLQLFLFPPEKQYTYISKLSGGEKRRLHLLSILFRNPNFLVLDEPTNDLDLPTLSILEDFLLDFQGCLIIVSHDRYFMDKLVDHLFVFEGQGEVRDFPGNYTQYRDWEKDKPEREKEAAEQKAAPTPVAEPVAAAVAAPAAPARKMSFKEKRELELLEKEIADLEKEKATLDAKMAAGDIPYAELEPMARRVGEVIGLLDEKGLRWLELSELG
- a CDS encoding aldo/keto reductase, translated to MEYRQLGGSGLRVPVLSFGTATFGGGNEFFKAWGSTQVEEARRLIDICLEAGVNFFDTANVYSAGTSEEILGKALKGLRDQVLISTKSTFPLGEGVNDYGSSRFNLIKSAEASLKRLGTDYIDVYHLHGFDANTPVEETLNALNTLVQSGKVRYIACSNFSGWHLMKSLSISERYGWSKYIAHQAYYSLVNRDFEWELMPLGIDQNVGTIVWSPLAAGRLSGKYRRNQPAPADSRVAQGGSPIPASAITDEVFYNIIDELEAIAKEVERTVAQVAINWLLQRPTVSNIIIGARNEEQLKQNFGAVGWNLTVDQVKRLDKVSEVPPVYPYWHQREFPMLNAAPKLY
- a CDS encoding RNA polymerase sigma factor; protein product: MTRTHLDTVFFQRIAAGDQTAFAVLVSQYSKVVYSVAYRLTRSVPLSEEIVQDVFLKIWLKRAMLVDIVNFPAFLHTVSTNIIYSTLRQQQRDVLSINATDIEAHQPAVNATEDIVQDREYAGLLEKAIRRLPERQQQTYILIKKEGMKRDAAAAAMNISPETVKSNLEQAMKNIRAFCLANLDILMIIIWLIL